In Diorhabda carinulata isolate Delta chromosome 6, icDioCari1.1, whole genome shotgun sequence, a single genomic region encodes these proteins:
- the LOC130895324 gene encoding proteasome subunit alpha type-1, with protein sequence MFRNQYDSDVTVWSPQGRLHQVEYAMEAVNLGSATVGLKSKTHAVLIALKRASSELSAYQKKIINIDDHIGITISGLTADARILSRYMRNECLNYKYSLDTYMPLNRLISILGNKMQHCTQRYDRRPFGVGLLVASYDESGAHIYQTCPSANFYDCKAMSIGARSQSARTYLEKHLDELTSCSLEELIKHGLRALRDTLPPEVDLNTKNVSIGYVGKGQNFKILEEEETSPYLSLIEGEERRGGGGGGAAADDLPADPLREDAGDEAPRDPVPTVAMDTTE encoded by the exons ATGTTTCGTAACCAATACGATAGTGATGTGACCGTTTGGAGTCCTCAAGGGAGACTACATCAAGTAGAATATGCAATGGAAGCAGTTAACCTAGGTTCCGCTACAGTTGGCTTGAAAAGTAAAACTCATGCTGTACTTATTGCATTAAAAAGAGCTTCGTCGGAACTATCGGCTTaccaaaagaaaattatcaacatCGATGATCATATTGGAATAACCATTTCAGGACTTACAGCTGACGCTAGAATCCTAAgtagatatatgagaaatgagtGTCTCAATTACAAGTATTCGTTAGATACTTATATGCCGCTGAATCGTCTTATTAGTATATTAG GTAACAAAATGCAACATTGTACTCAACGGTATGATCGTAGACCTTTTGGGGTCGGTTTATTAGTAGCTAGTTATGATGAATCTGGTGCTCACATTTATCAGACTTGTCCTTCTGCTAATTTTTATGATTGTAAGGCCATGTCTATTGGAGCGAGATCCCAAAGTGCTAGAACTTATTTGGAAAAACATTTAGATGAGTTAACGTCTTGTTCATTGGAAGAATTGATTAAACATGGTTTAAGAGCTTTAAGGGACACTTTACCTCCAGAA GTGGATCTAAATACCAAAAACGTATCAATAGGATACGTTGGTAAAGGTCAAAACTTTAAAATTCTTGAGGAAGAAGAAACGTCTCCGTATCTATCTCTAATTGAAGGTGAAGAACGTAGGGGTGGCGGAGGAGGTGGTGCTGCAGCAGATGATCTTCCTGCTGATCCGCTTAGAGAAGATGCGGGGGACGAAGCTCCCAGGGATCCGGTCCCGACCGTAGCAATGGATACtacagaataa
- the LOC130895325 gene encoding 26S proteasome complex subunit SEM1 — protein sequence MLLYVLIYSSLKTLPSLFIKLSMSEKPKMDLGVLEEDDEFEEFPVEDWSGKEKDDKDISVWEDNWEDDNVEDDFNKQLRAQLEKQKSKPPSK from the exons ATGTTATTGTATGTTCTCATTTATTCTAGTTTAAAAACACTACCTtcgttatttataaaattaagtaTGTCGGAAAAACCAAAAATGGATTTGGGAGTTTTAGAAGAAGATGATGAATTCGAGGAATTTCCCGTAGaag ATTGGTCTGGAaaagaaaaagatgataaaGATATTAGTGTATGGGAAGATAATTGGGAAGACGATAACGTTGAAGATGATTTTAACAAACAATTGAG agcTCAActcgaaaaacaaaaaagtaaaccaccatctaaataa